Sequence from the Kineosporia succinea genome:
ACCGCTGCGACTCCACCGCCCCGGCCTTCGACATCTCGGTGATCTTCAGCCCCGGCGACTACTTCACCGCCGCCCTGCAGCGGTTCGCCGCGGGGGAGCTGCCGATGGGTGTGCAGAAGGTCTGGCGCATGGGCGTCGACCCGTACCCCACCGTGAAGATCTGCGACCCCACGCCCGAGCAGCAGCAGAAGGTCGCCGACTTCGTGGAGCGGGTCGGCACCGGCGAGATCGACGCCGTGGCCGAGGTGGCGAAGATCGGATGAGCGTCCCGGCGCTGGAGCTCTCCGGGATCAGCAAGCGCTTCGGGCCGGTGGTGGCCTGCGACGGCGTGGACCTCACGGTCGCCGCCGGTGAGATCCACGGCCTGCTGGGTGAGAACGGAGCCGGCAAGTCCACGCTGATGCGGATCCTGCTCGGGCTGGTGCGCAAGGACGCGGGAACCGTCGCCCTGGGCGGTGAGCCGGTCGCGATCGACGATCCGCAGACGGCCGCCCGCCTCGGCCTGGGCATGGTGCACCAGCACTTCAGCCTGATCGAGCCGCTGACCGTCTGGGAGAACGTGGTGCTCGGCGACACCGGCCGCGTCGACCGGCGCCGCGCCCGCGCCGACGTCGAGCGGGTGGCGTCCGGCTACGGGCTGCCGGTCGATCCGGACGCCCGGGTGGCCGACCTGTCACCCGGGCTCCGGCAGCGCGTGGAACTGGTGAAGTGCCTGCGGCGCGACCCTTCCGTGCTGATCCTCGACGAGCCGACGTCGGTGCTCACCCAGGCCGAGTCGGCCGAGCTCTTCGCCGTGCTGCGCACCCTCGTGCGCACCCGGGGCCGGGCGGTGGTCCTGATCAGCCACAAGCTGGGCGAGATCACCGACGCCACCGACCGGGTCACCGTGCTGCGCCGGGGCCGGGTGCGTTTCCGGGCGGCGACCGCCGCCACGAGCCCGGCCGAACTGGCACGCGAGATGGTGGGCCGGGACGTCTCTCTCCTGACCGGCGCGACCACCCGCGCGACAACCGGCGCCACCACCGAAGCGTCCACCGAAGCGACCACCGAAGCGACCACCGGGCCGACCACCGGCCCGACCCCCGCGTCCACCGTCGGGCCGGCCACCGCGTCCCTCATCGAGAGCCGACCCCGGAACCCGGGCCAGGCCCTGCGACTCAGGGGACTGACCGCACCCGGTATCGGGCCCGTCGACCTCGACGTGGCCCCGGGCGAGATCGTGGGCGTGTACGGGGTGGAGGGCAACGGCCAGAGCGAACTCGGGCGCGTGCTGGCCGGGCTGCTCACACCCGACCGGGGCACGGTGGAGGCCCGCGGCCTCGGCATGATCCCGGAAGACCGCCATCACTGCGGCCTGGTGCCGGATCTCAGCGTCACCGACAACCTGCTGATGAAGTCGGTCGGCACCTTCAGCAACCGGCTCGGCCTGCTCGACCGCCGGGCCATGCGACGCCGGGCCCAGCGGCTCATCGACGAGTTCGGCATCGTCACCCCGTCTCCCGACACGCCGGTGCGCCGGTTGTCGGGCGGCAACCAGCAACGCGTGGTGCTGGCCCGCGAACTGTCCTCGCAGCCGGAGGTTCTGGTGGCGGCGCGGCCCACGCACGGGCTCGACGTCGGCGCGACCGAGGAGATGTACGAACGACTGCGCCGGGCCGCCCGCGACGGGGTGGGCGTGCTGCTCGTCTCCACCGAGCTCGAGGAGGTGATGGCGCTGGCCTCGCGCATCGTGGTGCTGTCGCGGGGCCGGGTCACCGGGGAGCTGACCACGGCCGAGGCCACCACCGAGCGCCTGGGCCTGCTGCTCGGGGGCCTGGCGGCGTGAACGTCACGGGCCTGCGGGGCGGCAGCGTGCCGGCCCTGGCCGGGGTGCTGCTGCTCTCCGCACTGATCGTGCAGGCCACCGGGCACTCACCGGACTCCGCCCTGGAGGCCGTGTTCCGGGGGGCCCTGGCCGACGGACCGGCCCTCACCTCCACCCTGCTCGCCACCGCACCCCTGCTCCTGGTGGCTGTCGGCTCGTGCCTGGCCGCGCGCGCCGGGGTCTTCACCATCGGCCAGGAGGGACAGGTCCTCATCGGTTGCTTCACCGGGGCCTGGTTCGCCCTGCGGCTGGCGATCGACGGACCGCTCCTGCTGGTCGTGACGCTGCTCGGCGCGGCGGCGGGCGGCGCGCTCTGGGCCGGGCTGAGCGCGCTCATGCACCGCTGGCGCGGCGTGAACATCGTGGTCAGCACCCTGCTCATGGTGTTCGTGGCCCAGCAGGTGGTCGCGTTCTCGGTGGGGCAGGCCTGGTTCCTGCAGCAGTCGAAGGGGGACAAGGCGGTGGTGGCGCCGCAGTCGAACCAGCTGCCGTTGCCGGCCCGGCTGCCCTCGTTCGGTGAATACCCCTCGCTGGTGGTCAATCTCGGGCTGGTCCTGGCCCTGGCGCTGACCGTTGTGTCGGCCGTCGTCCTGGCCCGCACCCGCTGGGGGTTCCGGCTCACGCTCACCGGTCTCAGCCCGGCCGCCGCGCGGCACTCCGGGGTCCGCGTCACCCGGGTCACCTCGCTGGCCCTGGTGGTGTCCGGGGC
This genomic interval carries:
- a CDS encoding ABC transporter ATP-binding protein, which translates into the protein MSVPALELSGISKRFGPVVACDGVDLTVAAGEIHGLLGENGAGKSTLMRILLGLVRKDAGTVALGGEPVAIDDPQTAARLGLGMVHQHFSLIEPLTVWENVVLGDTGRVDRRRARADVERVASGYGLPVDPDARVADLSPGLRQRVELVKCLRRDPSVLILDEPTSVLTQAESAELFAVLRTLVRTRGRAVVLISHKLGEITDATDRVTVLRRGRVRFRAATAATSPAELAREMVGRDVSLLTGATTRATTGATTEASTEATTEATTGPTTGPTPASTVGPATASLIESRPRNPGQALRLRGLTAPGIGPVDLDVAPGEIVGVYGVEGNGQSELGRVLAGLLTPDRGTVEARGLGMIPEDRHHCGLVPDLSVTDNLLMKSVGTFSNRLGLLDRRAMRRRAQRLIDEFGIVTPSPDTPVRRLSGGNQQRVVLARELSSQPEVLVAARPTHGLDVGATEEMYERLRRAARDGVGVLLVSTELEEVMALASRIVVLSRGRVTGELTTAEATTERLGLLLGGLAA
- a CDS encoding ABC transporter permease, producing MNVTGLRGGSVPALAGVLLLSALIVQATGHSPDSALEAVFRGALADGPALTSTLLATAPLLLVAVGSCLAARAGVFTIGQEGQVLIGCFTGAWFALRLAIDGPLLLVVTLLGAAAGGALWAGLSALMHRWRGVNIVVSTLLMVFVAQQVVAFSVGQAWFLQQSKGDKAVVAPQSNQLPLPARLPSFGEYPSLVVNLGLVLALALTVVSAVVLARTRWGFRLTLTGLSPAAARHSGVRVTRVTSLALVVSGAFSGLAGALMLASPIGTYRLQPGMSAGVGWDGLLVALVARGNPWTCVPVALGFGALRAGGSFLSATGVPFFLVDVIKALVVLALVVRQP